The sequence TTTCCAAACCAAATTAAAAGACTATGCACAGGTAATGTAATGTACATAACAAACATTCCTGCTTGACTTTAAGTTATCAAGTAAGATTTAATTTGTCTATTGTTTTTTCAGAACGTCAAGTTGAAGATTTTGTTGTAGTATTCTTACAATGGCAGCGAAGTCTTCATTACTAAAAGTGATCCTTTTGGGAGACGGAGGTGTGGGGAAGAGTTCTCTCATGAACAGATATGTTACCAACAAGTTTGACACACAGTTATTTCACACCATAGGAGTTGAGTTCTTGAACAAGGAGTTGGAGGTGGACAATCATTCAGTAACTATGCAGATCTGGGACACTGCAGGTCAGGAACGCTTCAGGAGCCTTAGGACCCCTTTCTACAGAGGATCTGATTGCTGTCTGCTTACGTTTAGTGTGGATGATTCTCAGAGCTTCCAAAACCTAAACAACTGGAAGAAAGAATTTATCTACTATGCAGATGTCAAAGACCCAGACAGTTTCCCGTTTGTGATTTTGGGAAACAAAATTGACATCAGTGATCGTCAAGTATCACTGGAAGAAGCTCAGGCTTGGTGTAAAGACAATGGGAACCATCCCTATTTTGAGACCAGTGCCAAGGATGCCACTAATGTAGCAGCAGCATTTGAGGAAGCAGTCAGGAGAGTTTTGGCTATTGAAGAAAGATCGGACCAGCTGATCCACAATGACACAGTTAATCTACATCGGAAACCTAAGTCTAGTTCAGCTTGCTGTTGACTGTTTAGATTTTTCCAATAGTCAGCCCCAAATGTCCATCGCACCAGATGGACCTTTCCGCCTTGTACGGCCCACACAATAATAAAGAGACAAGGCTGTTTCACTGAAGTTGATCATTTTTAGTGTAGGATTATTCTTTTCAAATTATAAATCCATAGACCTCAGAATGGTGTCCTTTGTGGTGCCATGATATTATTTACTGTACAAACTGCAAATCTTTACCCTGATTAATGTGCTTATTAATATAACTAACAGAAACCTACTATAACACCATGAACAAATAGAACAATGTCATAACTTTACAGTTTAAAGGCCACATGTCAATGTTTTATGGATCTAtaaaataccgtatttccccatgtataggacgctccactgtataagacgcacctatataaatcatgtgaaaaaattgagggtaaacattatcctcaattttttcagagTATTTCTGCAGCTTATatagaggagagacaacgctatagtgaattctgacttaccctgtcagatacttcctctgtccggtaaagtcttctgtcttctctgtctgatcctgatgctggaaacccgattaaggtcctctctgcgatgtccggatatCCTTTCaagaccttgacaatcctttcaggacctcaaggACCTGAAAGgatgcctttcaggaccttgtcaaggtcctgaaaggacatccggacatcgcagagaggacc is a genomic window of Mixophyes fleayi isolate aMixFle1 chromosome 2, aMixFle1.hap1, whole genome shotgun sequence containing:
- the RAB9A gene encoding ras-related protein Rab-9A; amino-acid sequence: MAAKSSLLKVILLGDGGVGKSSLMNRYVTNKFDTQLFHTIGVEFLNKELEVDNHSVTMQIWDTAGQERFRSLRTPFYRGSDCCLLTFSVDDSQSFQNLNNWKKEFIYYADVKDPDSFPFVILGNKIDISDRQVSLEEAQAWCKDNGNHPYFETSAKDATNVAAAFEEAVRRVLAIEERSDQLIHNDTVNLHRKPKSSSACC